The following nucleotide sequence is from Komagataeibacter medellinensis NBRC 3288.
AGGAAGGGAACCTGCTGTGCCGGGATATAGACCAGTCCGGTCTTGGGGCTGAACGCCATGGCTGCGAAGTTATGGCCGCCAAGGTCACCCGGAATACCGTACCAGTCCTTGCCCGTAAGCGTATAGAGCGAATCGGGGTTGTAGATCGGACGGCCGGTCTTGGGGTCAAGGCCGCTGGCCCAGTTCACGTAGACGTAGTTCTTGCCCGAAATGAACTCGCCGGTCTTCGCATCAATGATGTAGAAGAAGCCGTTCTTCGGTGCGTGAACGATGACGTGGCGGGTTTCACCGTTGATCGGCAGATCAAGCGTCATGATCTGCTGGACCGAGGTAAAGTCCCACTGGTCCATCGGTGTTTCTTGGAAATGCCAGACGTATTCGCCGGTTTCCGGCTTCAGTGCGACGATGCTGCCCAGGAACAGGTTGTCGCCCTTGCCTTCGGAGCGGTACTTGTAGTTCCACGGAGAACCGTTGCCCACACCCAGATAGACCAGATCGGTCACGGGGTCGTACACGATGGAATCCCACACCGTGCCGCCGCCACCCTGACGGGTCCAGGCGCCGGTCGGGCTCCAGGTCTGGTAGGCCTTGTTCATCAGCACGCTGTCGGATGCAGCGTGATCCGGTTCGTTCTTGGGGTTCGGAACCGTGAAGAAGCGCCAGTCAACCTTGCCGGTTTCCGCATCGAAAGCCGTGACAAAGCCACGGGCACCGAATTCGGAACCACCATTACCAATGATCACGCGACCCTTGGCAATGCGCGGTGCGCCATCAACCGTGTAGGAACGCTGCTTGCCCAACTGGGCTTCGGGCGGAATGGTGTTAACACTCCAGACCAGCTTGCCGGTCTTGGCGTCAAGTGCGATCAGGCGGCCATCGAACGTGCCAAAATAGACCTTGCCATTCCAGTAGGCAGCACCACGGTTGACCGTGTCGCAGCAGCCCTTGTCGGCAATGTTGCCGGGCACGCGCGGGTCATAGGACCACAGCAGCTTGCCGGTCGCGGCATCAACGGCCTTCATCATGCTCCAGTTGGTGGTGGCGTACATAACGCCATCAACAACCAGCGGCGTGCCTTCCTGGCCACGGTTGGTATCGAGGTCCAGATACCAGGCCAGCTTGAGGTTACCAACATTGGAACGGTTGATCTGGTCCAGCGGGCTGTAGCGCTGTTCAGAATAGGTGCG
It contains:
- a CDS encoding PQQ-dependent dehydrogenase, methanol/ethanol family, coding for MISAVFGKRRSLSRTLTAGTICAALISGHAVMASADDGQGATGEAIIHADDHPGNWMTYGRTYSEQRYSPLDQINRSNVGNLKLAWYLDLDTNRGQEGTPLVVDGVMYATTNWSMMKAVDAATGKLLWSYDPRVPGNIADKGCCDTVNRGAAYWNGKVYFGTFDGRLIALDAKTGKLVWSVNTIPPEAQLGKQRSYTVDGAPRIAKGRVIIGNGGSEFGARGFVTAFDAETGKVDWRFFTVPNPKNEPDHAASDSVLMNKAYQTWSPTGAWTRQGGGGTVWDSIVYDPVTDLVYLGVGNGSPWNYKYRSEGKGDNLFLGSIVALKPETGEYVWHFQETPMDQWDFTSVQQIMTLDLPINGETRHVIVHAPKNGFFYIIDAKTGEFISGKNYVYVNWASGLDPKTGRPIYNPDSLYTLTGKDWYGIPGDLGGHNFAAMAFSPKTGLVYIPAQQVPFLYTNQVGGFTPHPDSWNLGLDMNKVGVPDSPEAKQAFVKDLKGYILAWDPQKQQEAWRVDHKGPWNGGILATGGDLLFQGLANGEFHAYDATNGSDLFHFAADSGIIAPPVTYLANGKQYVAVEVGWGGIYPFFLGGLARTSGWTVNHSRIIAFSLDGKSNPLPKQNNQGFLPVKPPAEFDSKRTDNGYFQFQTYCAACHGDNAEGGGVLPDLRWSGSIRHEDAFYNVVGRGALTAYGMDRFDSNMNPTEIEDIRQFLIKRANETYQREVDARKNTAGVPEQLP